The proteins below come from a single Tachypleus tridentatus isolate NWPU-2018 chromosome 13, ASM421037v1, whole genome shotgun sequence genomic window:
- the LOC143240360 gene encoding large ribosomal subunit protein uL30-like isoform X2 codes for MENKPLTLVSETLLKKRKKRAEERAKAIQNAVRERKKQRQRKKGGFKSAEKFVKEYRRVERDNKRLKWVMRCPAKFDFATEHRLGFIIRIRGSDGVSSRTCKILDLLKLRTINIGVFVEMNEAMLQLLKVIEPFVTWGYPNLKTVRELIYKRGYGRAAGKRVPLSDNSFIEERLGNYGILCLEDLFHQLYTVGPHFKKVANFLWKFRLNPPKNGWTKKSLRFTDGGDYGNRDIKINELLRKMI; via the exons at gGAAAATAAACCCCTCACATTAGTATCAGAGACTTTgctgaagaaaagaaagaaaagagcaGAAGAAAGAGCCAAAGCTATTCAAAATGCAGTGAGGGAAAGAAAG AAACAAAGGCAAAGAAAGAAAGGGGGATTTAAAAGTGCTGAAAAATTTGTTAAAGAGTACAGACGTGTAGAACGAGACAATAAACGTTTGAAATGGGTAATGAGATGTCCAGCGAAATTTGACTTTGCAACAGAACATCGGCTGGGATTCATCATTCGTATTAGAGG ATCAGATGGTGTTTCTTCCCGAACTTGTAAAATCCTTGACCTGTTGAAGTTACGAACTATAAACATTGGAGTTTTTGTGGAGATGAATGAAGCTATGCTCCAGTTACTAAAAGTTATTGAACCCTTTGTTACTTGGGG GTATCCAAATCTAAAAACTGTACGAGAACTAATCTACAAGAGAGGGTATGGTCGGGCAGCTGGTAAGCGTGTCCCGTTATCGGACAACTCTTTTATAGAAGAGAGACTAG GAAACTATGGTATTTTGTGCTTGGAAGACTTATTTCATCAGTTGTATACTGTTGGCCCTCACTTCAAGAAAGTAGCAAATTTCCTGTGGAAGTTCAGGTTGAACCCTCCAAAAAATGGTTGGACCAAGAAATCTCTACGGTTTACTGATGGGGGAGACTACGGAAATCGAGacattaaaattaatgaattactgagaaaaatgatttaa
- the LOC143240360 gene encoding large ribosomal subunit protein uL30-like isoform X1, with amino-acid sequence MFTNYNAGVKFIVYVSHTCTGFETGSTKPHIKENKPLTLVSETLLKKRKKRAEERAKAIQNAVRERKKQRQRKKGGFKSAEKFVKEYRRVERDNKRLKWVMRCPAKFDFATEHRLGFIIRIRGSDGVSSRTCKILDLLKLRTINIGVFVEMNEAMLQLLKVIEPFVTWGYPNLKTVRELIYKRGYGRAAGKRVPLSDNSFIEERLGNYGILCLEDLFHQLYTVGPHFKKVANFLWKFRLNPPKNGWTKKSLRFTDGGDYGNRDIKINELLRKMI; translated from the exons ATGTTTACCAATTACAATGCTGGAGTGAAATTTATAGTATATGTATCGCATACATGCACTGGTTTTGAAACTGGAAGTACGAAACCTCAcattaa gGAAAATAAACCCCTCACATTAGTATCAGAGACTTTgctgaagaaaagaaagaaaagagcaGAAGAAAGAGCCAAAGCTATTCAAAATGCAGTGAGGGAAAGAAAG AAACAAAGGCAAAGAAAGAAAGGGGGATTTAAAAGTGCTGAAAAATTTGTTAAAGAGTACAGACGTGTAGAACGAGACAATAAACGTTTGAAATGGGTAATGAGATGTCCAGCGAAATTTGACTTTGCAACAGAACATCGGCTGGGATTCATCATTCGTATTAGAGG ATCAGATGGTGTTTCTTCCCGAACTTGTAAAATCCTTGACCTGTTGAAGTTACGAACTATAAACATTGGAGTTTTTGTGGAGATGAATGAAGCTATGCTCCAGTTACTAAAAGTTATTGAACCCTTTGTTACTTGGGG GTATCCAAATCTAAAAACTGTACGAGAACTAATCTACAAGAGAGGGTATGGTCGGGCAGCTGGTAAGCGTGTCCCGTTATCGGACAACTCTTTTATAGAAGAGAGACTAG GAAACTATGGTATTTTGTGCTTGGAAGACTTATTTCATCAGTTGTATACTGTTGGCCCTCACTTCAAGAAAGTAGCAAATTTCCTGTGGAAGTTCAGGTTGAACCCTCCAAAAAATGGTTGGACCAAGAAATCTCTACGGTTTACTGATGGGGGAGACTACGGAAATCGAGacattaaaattaatgaattactgagaaaaatgatttaa